A genomic region of Zalophus californianus isolate mZalCal1 chromosome 1, mZalCal1.pri.v2, whole genome shotgun sequence contains the following coding sequences:
- the TFF3 gene encoding trefoil factor 3 — MEARALRLLVVFLVLGSSSWAAAYQGLSTNLCEVPAKDRVDCGYPHITPEQCTNRGCCFDSSIHGVPWCFKPLQDTECRF, encoded by the exons ATGGAGGCCAGAGCGCTCCGGCTGCTGGTGGTATTCCTGGTCCTGGGGTCCTCCAGCTGGGCAGCAGCGTACCAGGGCCTGT CGACGAACCTGTGTGAGGTGCCGGCCAAGGACAGAGTGGACTGTGGCTACCCCCACATCACCCCCGAGCAGTGCACCAATCGGGGCTGCTGCTTCGACTCCAGCATCCACGGGGTGCCCTGGTGCTTCAAGCCTCTGCAGGACACAG AATGCAGATTTTGA